Below is a window of Rhodamnia argentea isolate NSW1041297 chromosome 11, ASM2092103v1, whole genome shotgun sequence DNA.
CTGGCGGGCCAAAGAATGCTCTCATTGAGCCAGGTAATCTGAAGGCCCAGATTGAATTCGGGCCCCTTCTGCTTCAAGGAAGGAGGAGCTCTGGTGTTTTGACTATAAGGAAGCCTGGAATCCGAATTGCAGATGATTGGACAATAAAAGTTCTGTAAGAACATGTGAGTTTTCCCAAATATCTTATTTCAGTTACATATCTGAAAGCATTGGCAATCATTGGGTCCACCTTGTCAACAGCACAGGTGGATTTCATGCTTTCTTGATCAACTTTGGGTAGCCATCTCATAAATGCTTGTATATGGCCCATATTTGCGTTATGGAATCATTCATCACGCCTCACCCTCTTGTTAACGATTGTATGGCGGGACCAACAATTGGTGAATCACAGGCATAGGAATTCTGATGTTcaggaaaatattatttttttcctgttttcgcCGGTATTGTGTAGTGATGAATCAATGCTCTTAACTGATGCTAGATTTCTTTGCAGACCTGTAGACTCTAGTCCTTTCTATGTTCAGCTATAAATGCTGGGTTTCTGTCCTTTGGAATTTATGCTCAGGATTTCACAACGAGAACTCTCCCTTTCCTTTTGCAGAGTTCGGAAATTGGGCAAATGGAACTAAAAACTTGGTCGGTTTTGTTACTGAGAAGTAAGAACCACTGGATTGCTTGAAGATGGCCTGAAACACTATGCAACGGAAAGTCATCTGTTCGGTTATTTTTCAGTCAATTTTTGTACCGCTTACTCATTCGCTCTTTGAAGAGATGACAGTGAGGAATGTTGATGTGAATTTGCAATTAGAGGATTATACTAGATTAACCGTTCAGTTATCAGATTACTGTAACAGAAGCGTTAGAGAGATGGTTACACGATTTCTAAGTAGTTGGGAAGTTGCTAGCAGAATTTCATTTTGGGGACTTTAGTTGTTAAGCAGAAGTAGCCCTCCATTGCATTTCTTGTGCAAGATTTAGGGTTTtattgcaccattcgaaaattTTAGGGTTCAATTGCACTTAGTACAAGTTTGAGGACTTCATATGGCATCGTCCcaatatttttataagtgattaCTAATTTGAATTAGGAAAAGTCATGTCCGACATACCTGATGTCCAGGACAGAGGCCCTCAGTTTGTTCTAGAGATTCCTGTCAGAGACACAATCATGGATAACTAAACTAAACGCGTATGAATTACCAATATTTTTGATCAGGCTTGCTGCATGGTGGTATCGTTTGTCGAACTTTGAATTCTGACCTTGCAGTTGCAACATCAAGAAGAGGTACTGGCCTGCAAGTAACGCTTAGTATATATCGCTGACATGAAAATCTCCCAAAATTGGAAATGCTCACCAAGTTGGCATTTAACTTCGATCATCCGGCTATGGGAAACATAGTAGGTAAATTGAGCATGGAAGTCGAAGGGAAACTAAGAACGACCTTTATATGGAAGAAGAAATTCGACCAGATCCAGGTATCAATTCGACAAAATGCTGCTACGCCCATTGCCATTCACCTCTCAACACCTTCAACCACCTCTCCTTTACCCAAAATCCAggtaaataataatgaaaatgatcacttcgTACTCAGAATAGAacttgacccccaaaaaaaactcaGGATAGAACTCTTCGATCTCAGCATGCGATCAAGTACATTATGATCATCACAGAAGCTTGACACTGAGTTGGAGCCCGAATCGAACAGGAAATCAAGAGTCGAATTGAACCGTGACTTGGGGTTTCTCCGATTGCTTCGTGTACTTTAAATTCACTCCAGCTGTCTGTATTCTTCGACCTTTGAGTTCCCTTGGCGCAGAAAATGAGTCAGGATCAATATGAAAGGATCGTGGACTAAAGGAGGATGAAATTGGCTCAGGAGATTTGAACAGAATGCTGTCTTAGTCAACTCTCAAAACCAGTCTTATTTAATGATATTCAACCAGCTCAGCTACTCGACTTGTGGATTTTATTACTTGTATACTTAATTGCAATCATCTTATCTCTCACTCCACTCAACCTTAAATTCAGTGCTGAACTCACACGATTGAGCAGCTTTAGGCGAAACAGATCTATGACAATCCCAATAGTGGACACAACCAGTTCTATTAGACTCATCAGGACTGGGCCACCCATATTAGGCCAGGAAGTAATTAAGCTGCTCTTGTCTGGATTGCTCAATGCTTAGTAAGATTTACTTGATGTCTAGCAGAAATCACTAATTTGTATGTTACCACCTGTCGGAATCAACACCTAATATGAGAAACTAAGAGGTAAAGTTCAAATTGGACTTTTGCTCATAATTGGACCTTTACTCATGACCGACTTTGATTGCCTTTTGACTACTTGCATGAAGAAAGCCCACAATTGTTGACTATTGAAATCAGCAAAATTAAAGAAGCCTTTGCTTGGACTAGTCTTGGATAAGGCTATGCCAACTCACCTTCACACTATTGTTGGCAATTTCTAGAGGCGGGGAACTATGGTCACGGCTTCTCATAAACATGTTTGAGACGCACAAGAGTGAGAGGCGTGGAGGATATATAGTGTGTTGGGAGTTAGCAACAAAGTTTGTAAGAAATGATCTCATTTGTGTATTTGTGTTTTCCTGTCACCAAACCTCCGAAGCTTTCTTTATCCTTTTTGTTCCAATACTTCCACATACCCTACGAGTGGTATACCCAGCAAAATTGCGCACTGGTGCTGTCAGAAAAGCCAGTGGGCAGGTTCGAAACAACGATTTGAACCACCCACAAGAAGTATTCTTAATAGGTTTTAGACAGTTTTAGTTTAGTATTTCTGTTCTAAACAATCCAGCGCCCAAAAGGAGCAAAAAGGGCCAAAAGACACTTAGAACTTTTCACTGTTCCATTGCATTCAGACCCAATTGAAATCATATATTATTGCACTACACATTTCCCCGGAAAGTAACTTCACTTCTAACATATCCGAAAAATAATAACTGGGCTGAGAGTTTGTAGAATCCCTGTTtacaaagagaggaaaagaaacaaatcaaagGGAAATACCCGTCACTTCTTTATAGACAATAATCTGAATACAAACAAAACCAAGGCCTTAATCATCGAGACACCCCCGCTACTTTGGCAATTTTAGCCAGCGATCCCAATAGTCTAAAAGTAGTATAGTTAGTCCTTGCGCTTTGGATACTGACGAGACCTTCATCCCACTTTTGACAAGAATTCTATTGTAGTGAGGAGTCTGGTGAAGTAGCAATATCAAATGCTACCGCATAAATGTCCTGCGAGGAGCCCTAAGGGAAAGGGTACAGAGGGACTTCTATCACCAATAAAAGCATAGGGACTGCTTTCACGGTTTTCAAAGTGGAAGGGGTTCACTTGCTAAAAAGCTTGGAGGCGAATATCAACAATTTCCCCTCGCTAACAATCTCTTACCACTATACCAGCAAACTGGAACAATTGTTAATGTTCCAAACCCATGAGATGTATACTCAATGCTATCATATTTGTTAGGTGGGGGTTGCAAAAGGCAATGCTTTTGAGCCTCCTCACTCAGACAATGCGAGGGAATTCATTGTAGGCACGACCACCGGATCTTCCATTACCTACAACAAAAGGAACACCAAGGTCCTTATAGGCCAGATCCCCGAGAGAATGTACTTGTTTGGTAACTCTGAGTAAATCATTGGCTACGACGAGAACAGTTTCAGCAGCCCCTGAGGATAAGCTTCCTTAAATATGCTGTATTTCAAAATGGGTGCAATATTGGCAGGATTATATTCCTCAGAGACATTCCTTGTCCTCCAGGTGCATCCGCCAAGGAAAAAAATGGTACGCTTGCTTAAAATAGCTAGAAGCTGAAAGGTTGTTTCAAGAATTCAGAAGAGCTCCTCTGAATTAAATTTGTTCCAAGCTTCCTGTAATAACAAGGACGATTCATAATGAATGCTGACATTGGAATGTCATATTACTAAAATCGTGAAACAAGAACTAAATGGCACTCATAAAAGTAGTTAGTAAAGTTCTTTCCCTGCATAATCACATGGAGGAAACATTACCAAAAGCAGAGAGCGCTGATACAGAATCTTCAGAAGGGTCATttaccctccaaaaaaaaaaatgttagcgATTTATTAAGTTTACAGAAgaccaacaaagaaaaaggggacTACCGGAAGTGCAAAGCTCATAAAGAGGCACCGCTGCAAGATCAGGGAACAAGAATGGCGGGCGGGTATTCACATGCCAAAAGATGAAGAAACTTCTAaccaattctttttcttttggagaaAATTCTCAGCGTTATTCCTCACTTTGCAAGtacagaaagggaaaaaacaaaacgTCTTTGAAGAGGATGGATCTTCTTTTAATAATCTTTGAAACGATTTAGAACATTaaataaagcataaaaaatGTACTCTCGGAATAACTTCTCAATCATGCAAATGAGCATTTTCTTTATATGAGCTCTTTTCCAAATGTCTTGGTGCCCGCCATCTGACAAAATTCTCAAATCTAATGAGAAAATAAGCAGACCAGCTTGTGTAGCCGGtatttcctaaaaaatggcaaaacaaaAGTTTGCCAAACCCAATAACGTTATTTGACCTGATCTCCACATGCATGTTGAATCAGATGCAAATGGAGGACCTACCCTCCATTTAAACCTGATAAAATGAGACTTAACCTACTCTTCAACCAAAGAATACAAACAAAAGCATAACATCAAGATCAAGACGTGCAATCTACTGCAACATGGATGCAGCTTATGGTATGCCAAAGAATGGGTGTATGACTAGAGCCATTTTATATTTTCCAATGTTAGCAATGCTATTTTTGTGAAACTGTCCTAATGCTCAGTTCGCCGAACAAATAAGATGACAATTTCTAAGCTCTTGGGTTGTTAAGTACCTTAAGGAGGTCAAAAACCTTCTCAGCAATATATTTCTGCTGAAGATTGGCACCTTTTTGCTGCACCTTGTCAGGATGAATACACAAAGTTGCCTTCCTGTAGACCTTTTTAACTGAAGCAGCAGTGATCAAATCCGTCAGAGAAACAGGTTCCCAACCACAATCAGGCCAGAGCACCTAACAACAAAATGATTAACAGAAATTGCTTAGCCAAACCACTAGAAAGGTATTCTTCAAACAGATAGAAAAGTGAAGTGAATGGCACGAGGATACAATCTATAAAAGGTTGATATGAGatttgagcaaaaagtcaaATTAATAACTTTGGGTAATATATGCTGATAAACACAGGGTAGCTTAAAAACAAGTCGGTAGCTTAAAAGTATGTAAAACAGTCCTATGCAGAAGTACATCCAGATCAAGTCAGCAAAATTCACCAATGTTTATTAGTTTAACATGGCTCACAATCAGAGTATTTCTTTGGAGCATCTTCCTCCCTTTAATAGGAAACCTCAATGTGTCCAGCacaatttttttaaagcaaGAAACATCTGAACTCATACGCACGAAGCAAGAAAGTAGCTACTTTCTCTATCAAGTAGACCAATGAGGAATTAGGGTAAATGCATCATATCACTTCCAACAGCTTTATATCTTCTGGGTTTGCTGTGTTTATTGTAGGCATTGTGATGTGACACAAAGTTTGCACCTATATCTTTTTCATGTAAAACTGCTTCCCATGTACTGcttcaaaaatgaaaagcatTTGTTTACTATGAGAGAGTGCCACAGGCCCACAACCACCATTCAAGAGGAAAACTCAGACATCTCCGTATTGTGTTCCTAGGAACAATTACAGGGCAAGTCTTAAAATCTGTTATGATAATGCacttaagtcctaaaacttcaATTTAGTGCATCTaacttaaatcctaaaacttgcaacTCAGATGCACTTGGGTCCTACAAATGCCACTTCTTATGTGGCCgttaagggaaaaagaaagccaCGTAGATGTTCCATCCACTAAAGCCTAACTGAGTTAAAAGAAGGATTAAAATGAACGactgtgacaagttttatgatttaaatGCAAGAAGTGAGAATTGTAGGACTCAAGTGCATTATTGAGTCAACTTTTAAGATCCTGCTATAATTATCCAATATTCCCATGATATACATACTGATTTCAAGGATCTCAAGAACCCGTCATGCGTGAAATGCTATAGAAGAATGGCCATCCCATATTCAGTCGAATTTGCCAACGCAAATTTCAATATTGGACCACATAAAATCCCCTCTTTTTTGCCCTAAAAACGGGAACAGTCTCTGGtgaggaaaatatttaatgCTCCTTACCCCCTGTGGCGAGCCTTGCAAACAGGGAACATCAGTTTTTGGCTCTGGTGaggaaaatatatatacttaatgCTCCATTCCTTTTATACCAAAAAATCGCGTCTGAATAAAACATGCACtcttttgactaatctattctAGAATTAAACTAAGACAGGAGATAGTAACAGCTTCAAGGCAGATAATGGGTGCCTATTCTCTCTCCCctgtatttttcttctcttgttgcATCCCGTCAAATGCCAACATCACTTAATCTGAACACTTTAAAGTACTCAGGCCACATCCACAGCATCATTTTACCTAATTGCATGCGCATTAATACAACAGCTTCACTGATAGAAGTCATATGATTTTTATTGACATCCCAAAGGATGAGAAACAGAAGATTGCATGACAAAAAAAGTAACACATAGGTATTTGCCTTACTCTTGTTTTTGCACCCATCCAATGCCAttatcagtaaaaaaaaaaaaaaaaaagcctaaagtACTCGGGCCATGTCCAAAGCATCATTTACCTAAAAGCATGCGTTAGCTACGCTAATGGGAGGACCTACTGACGTCCCAGAGGATAAGTACCACAAGATGCACCCCGTATTTTTGCAAGCAATGCACGACAGGGAAAAGAACATGGAGGAAAACATCTAACTTACATATTGCAAAGTGGATAGCAGAGCACGCAAGTTCCCCTCTTTTCCAGCAGCCCAGCGCATTATCTCAACATCCAGTGTTTCAGCAATCCTCTGAAGGAATTTGTCAGATAAGCGGTTAATGTTAACTAAGGAAAACTTAATAGCAGGAGTAAGAGGAATTAGTTACAAGTAAAAATATGCAACTCCAAGCATTTATGGGCACCACGAAGAcaacttttttcaaaatttccaaatcttACTTGCAAGGTACACATTTCAAACAGTCAGTCACTTGCTTTTCCCCTTGGTCAACCATGGGCCATGCATCTATCGTTTCTTAGGTAGTGCAGTATTATGCATCGTGATATCCCAAACAaattgtgtgtgagagagagagagagagtgagatcaCTTGCTTTTTCCCTTGGTCAACCAGGGGCCATGCATCTATCGTTTCTTAGGCGTAGTGTAGTATTGAGTCTTGATATCCCAaacagacacacacacacacacacacagagaagggggggtggggggggttggggggcGTGCATCTATTGTTTGTTAGGCGTATGTAGTATTATGAGGCTTCATATCCCAAACAAATTGAGACAGCCCCCAGGGTGGATTGTTGTGAGGGCGAAGAGGAGGGAAAGTTCAGTATATGCACTCAAGTGCCTGTGTTGCTCTCAAATTCTAACACCCATTATATTCCACACTACAGCAAGTACACCTCCTACTCATCACTTTCCTCAAACATTAGATAGAAATTGTAGCAGAATGTATCAAATGGGTCATATCAATTCCACTTTGAGTGGCTACATTGATGACTCCACCTTTCTCACTTATTTCACAGCCACAACAATGAAATAAGTATGATAAAAAAACTATGGCATCTTAGTGAAATTATACAATTAGATTGGGAAACTCAAGCTTCTTACATGTCTCTCTTCCTGTTCCTTTAGAGTCTGAAGATCACGCTGATTTTTCTCAGCAAGTGCTTTGGCCTGAATAAAACATGCAAAGAGTGACACTTAATACACTCAACATTGGAGATGCCTCAGCTGAAAAAGCACTCCATTCGGAGTcgcagaaaattaaaaatgaaattgccaAAATGAAAACCTACTGTTCTTTCTTGTGTTCTCTGATGGCGTTCCAGTCTAgctctccttctttcttcacttTCTCCTTTAACTTCCTGGAATTCTCCGGATGGTGCAGGACCTTGTGCCCaaacaaattaagaaaattcagcaagcaatcAACATAAATGACGAccatgaaattgaaagaaaaccATCTTTGTAGAATAGTACCaccaaaaagagaggaaagatcATCAGCAAGATTGGCCGTTGAAGACGCTTTTCTTACGTTAAATGATGTTGCAGCAGATGTCTTTGCCGCTTCAGGCCCTTGCCTTCTCTCAGTTTTTGTATCAAATTCAGGATCCTGAGGCATATGTTCCAAGAGTTTAGCAACAGAATGAGCAATGCATGAGAAGAAAGACCTTCACATCCATACCAATGAACTTGCTCTTGGCCTCGGAGCTGTGGAGGCATGAGAACCCATTTTGAAGAAGGCATCGAGATCATTATCATTACTGTGTTGACTAGCCCTCGAAGCCCCAGCAGCAGCTTCTTTTTGACGAGCCTCTGCAGTAGCCCTTTGCCTAACATCTGCAGCGGCCCTTTGTACAGCTGCTCTTTCTGCTCTTACCCGAGCTTCTGCAGCCTTCTCACGTGCTTCTCTCTCCCTTGCTTCAGCAGCAGCCTTCTCAGCTCTTTCCTTGGCCTCATTAGCAGCCCTTTCACGGGCTTCTGCTTGTGCTCTCTGGACAGCAGCCCGTTCTGCTCGTTCTCTGACTTCAGTATTAGCTTTCTCAAGAGCAGCCCTTTCAGCTCTAAGGCGAGCCTCAGCAGCAGCTCTCTCACGAGCTTCCCTTGTAGCCCTTTCCACAGCCTGTCGAGCCCTTTCCCTCTCAAGCTCTCtggctctctccctctccttctcaaGTCTCCTTtgctccctctcttcctcttccctttgtttttctttgaaagcTTGCTCTTGAGAGTCATGTACATTCTCATCCTTTTCCAGTTGTGCATCTTTACTTCTGGCAGCTTTAGTACTCTCTCTACCCCTTACTTCCCTTGCATGCCTGAACTTTGCCTCAGCTCTATCCATAGCCGCTTTCATAGCTGCAGATGATGCAGCAGCGTCTGAATTCCTAGCCTGTTCCTCCCCAGAAAGACCATTTGCGAGATCATCAGGATTATTAGGGCTACTGCCCCTGGCAAACTTTTCGAGTTCATCCACAGCTGATGGAGATGAGACCTTAGTCATCGAAGGGATTGACTTGGAACTGTGGTTGCGTTGAGTGGGATTTGGCAATGAAGAGGATTCATTGGTCTTCTGCTTTGCACTTTTTGATCCAAAAAATCTACTTCCTGTCTTTGGAATTCGGGCTGGCATAGGGGGCGGGGGTCTAGATGGTGGAGGCGCATTCGTTGGTTGTGTAAAAAGAGGAATCTCGGACACACTTAGCCAAACTTCATCAGATGATCCCACATTCTGTTCAGACCAAGGGGAAGTATCGCCCTGGGTCTTTGTGTCGTGCATACTACCCTTGCCATTTATTGGTGAAGAAGCAGTCTGGCCAGTAGATTTACGGGAGTTGTTCAAGCCTGAAGCTACATCAAAagatgtatgatgaaatttgaTGCCCTTCTCCACATTCATTGCCCTCCTTGACTGGTCATTCTTATTGAATGAAAAGGATGGTGCagattttctaatactattaAGCATTTCCAAATCATCATCGATTTTGCTGGCGGAAGCAGACGAACCATCAGTTGCCATGCTTGCAGCTTTACCTGTCTTATTAGAAGATGAGGCAACATGGGGTGAGGCAGATCCCAATACCACAAAGGGGTCTTCTGTCATTTTACTAGTGTGAGCCCTAGGCCTAGATGACCAACTTGACTCAGGATTTGGTCTGAAGAGGAGAAAGATAAAACTTGAAGTAACCAACTTTTTCATATCGAGCATAtagtacaaaaagaaaaataaaagaaaaagaaaaaagaaactaaaatagaaataatagcAAAGAATAAA
It encodes the following:
- the LOC115755889 gene encoding auxilin-related protein 2-like isoform X3, translating into MATDGSSASASKIDDDLEMLNSIRKSAPSFSFNKNDQSRRAMNVEKGIKFHHTSFDVASGLNNSRKSTGQTASSPINGKGSMHDTKTQGDTSPWSEQNVGSSDEVWLSVSEIPLFTQPTNAPPPSRPPPPMPARIPKTGSRFFGSKSAKQKTNESSSLPNPTQRNHSSKSIPSMTKVSSPSAVDELEKFARGSSPNNPDDLANGLSGEEQARNSDAAASSAAMKAAMDRAEAKFRHAREVRGRESTKAARSKDAQLEKDENVHDSQEQAFKEKQREEEEREQRRLEKERERARELERERARQAVERATREARERAAAEARLRAERAALEKANTEVRERAERAAVQRAQAEARERAANEAKERAEKAAAEAREREAREKAAEARVRAERAAVQRAAADVRQRATAEARQKEAAAGASRASQHSNDNDLDAFFKMGSHASTAPRPRASSLDPEFDTKTERRQGPEAAKTSAATSFNVRKASSTANLADDLSSLFGGGPAPSGEFQEVKGESEERRRARLERHQRTQERTAKALAEKNQRDLQTLKEQEERHRIAETLDVEIMRWAAGKEGNLRALLSTLQYVLWPDCGWEPVSLTDLITAASVKKVYRKATLCIHPDKVQQKGANLQQKYIAEKVFDLLKEAWNKFNSEELF
- the LOC115755889 gene encoding auxilin-related protein 2-like isoform X2, which encodes MQHFDVLMPGFGRKSPPIGRPNPESSWSSRPRAHTSKMTEDPFVVLGSASPHVASSSNKTGLNNSRKSTGQTASSPINGKGSMHDTKTQGDTSPWSEQNVGSSDEVWLSVSEIPLFTQPTNAPPPSRPPPPMPARIPKTGSRFFGSKSAKQKTNESSSLPNPTQRNHSSKSIPSMTKVSSPSAVDELEKFARGSSPNNPDDLANGLSGEEQARNSDAAASSAAMKAAMDRAEAKFRHAREVRGRESTKAARSKDAQLEKDENVHDSQEQAFKEKQREEEEREQRRLEKERERARELERERARQAVERATREARERAAAEARLRAERAALEKANTEVRERAERAAVQRAQAEARERAANEAKERAEKAAAEAREREAREKAAEARVRAERAAVQRAAADVRQRATAEARQKEAAAGASRASQHSNDNDLDAFFKMGSHASTAPRPRASSLDPEFDTKTERRQGPEAAKTSAATSFNVRKASSTANLADDLSSLFGGGPAPSGEFQEVKGESEERRRARLERHQRTQERTAKALAEKNQRDLQTLKEQEERHRIAETLDVEIMRWAAGKEGNLRALLSTLQYVLWPDCGWEPVSLTDLITAASVKKVYRKATLCIHPDKVQQKGANLQQKYIAEKVFDLLKEAWNKFNSEELF
- the LOC115755889 gene encoding auxilin-related protein 2-like isoform X1, with protein sequence MQHFDVLMPGFGRKSPPIGRPNPESSWSSRPRAHTSKMTEDPFVVLGSASPHVASSSNKTGKAASMATDGSSASASKIDDDLEMLNSIRKSAPSFSFNKNDQSRRAMNVEKGIKFHHTSFDVASGLNNSRKSTGQTASSPINGKGSMHDTKTQGDTSPWSEQNVGSSDEVWLSVSEIPLFTQPTNAPPPSRPPPPMPARIPKTGSRFFGSKSAKQKTNESSSLPNPTQRNHSSKSIPSMTKVSSPSAVDELEKFARGSSPNNPDDLANGLSGEEQARNSDAAASSAAMKAAMDRAEAKFRHAREVRGRESTKAARSKDAQLEKDENVHDSQEQAFKEKQREEEEREQRRLEKERERARELERERARQAVERATREARERAAAEARLRAERAALEKANTEVRERAERAAVQRAQAEARERAANEAKERAEKAAAEAREREAREKAAEARVRAERAAVQRAAADVRQRATAEARQKEAAAGASRASQHSNDNDLDAFFKMGSHASTAPRPRASSLDPEFDTKTERRQGPEAAKTSAATSFNVRKASSTANLADDLSSLFGGGPAPSGEFQEVKGESEERRRARLERHQRTQERTAKALAEKNQRDLQTLKEQEERHRIAETLDVEIMRWAAGKEGNLRALLSTLQYVLWPDCGWEPVSLTDLITAASVKKVYRKATLCIHPDKVQQKGANLQQKYIAEKVFDLLKEAWNKFNSEELF